The genomic stretch GCTGTACGCGGCATGAAAGCTGAGCATGATGCTGCGCCCGTACGACCGCTGCAGGCTCACCCCGAGCATGTTCATGGAGGCGTCGAGCGCCCCCACGGCCAGCCCGAACGCGCCCAGCGCCACCGCCAGCCCGGCGATCCGCCCACCCGCCCCGGCACCGAGCAGCGCCAGCAACACCACCGGCTGGGACCAGCGCAGCAGCCGACTGGGCCGTATCCGCTTCACCAACTGCTCGGTGGTCACACTGCCGACCCCGGCGAGGACCGGTACGGCGGCCAGGAAGAGCGGCAGCAGCGCGTCGGAGACCCCGTACCGGGCCTGAATGGCCGGGATGCGCGTCACCAGCAGCGCGAAGGTGGCGCCCTGAGCGAAGAAGCTGAACGCCAGCGAGGCCCTGCCGCGCCGCAGCACATCAGTCATGGCGGCGAGCGTAGGGCCCCGGGCTACCTGTGGGTAGATCCAGCCAAAGATGAATTTCCCTCAGCTTGACCGACCGGGTCTCACGCGGCGACGGCCAGTCCGGACTGCTCCGGCTGCTCCTGCTGGGTGGCCTTGCCGTCCTCCACCTCGGCGGCCAGCATCTTCTCCATCGGTCCGGCGGCCAGCCCACCGCTCACCACGAACCCGATCACCATCGCGCCTGTGAGGCAGACACTGCCGAGCCACACCATCGTGTCCACGGGAATGGTGTACGCGCCCACAACCCGGGCCACACACTCGGCGAGCAGCACCAGCCCCCAGACGACCGAGAACGCCTTCTCCTTGCTCCGGAAGGCCGCGGACCGGTCCGACGCCCCGGACAGGAGCCGCTCCCAGGCGGCCTCCTTCTCCGCGTCCCCCTTCACCAGGAACGGCTTCATGCCCGCGGTCATCATCGGCTTGCCCAGCCAGACGGAGGCGAGGATCCCGAAGGCGACGACGCTGCTGACCCCGCTGTCCTTGGCGAGCATCAGCCGCGGGTCACCGGAGACGAAGCTCAGCAGCAGCGAGACGACGTTGACGACCAGGATGAGACCGGCCAGACCGTTGGTCTTGCGCTCCCTCAGCAGGCCCCACACGGTCCGCACCGCCGGCACCACGCTGCTGCAGGCGAGGGAGGCGAAGGTGCTCATCCCGAAGGCGTCCTTGAACAGGTAGTACGAGCCGAGCGGCACGGCCACGTCCAGGAGCAGCGGCCGGAAGTTCTGGATCCCCGTGTTCTTCGTCATGCCCTCAGCTTCGCCGCCACGGGCGGTCCGCCAGTAGAAACGATCGTCCGGAGGTGCGTATGACAATTGTCAGACCGGGACCGATGGCTCAGGTCATACCAGCAGGTCAGCCAACTCACCCATGGTGGCGAAGAGTTGATCGGCCCCCGCCAGCTTCGCCGCCGGCGTCATCGCGGTGAACCCATAGACAGTCATCCCGGCCGCCACAGCCGCCTGCACACCCAGCGGAGAGTCCTCCACGACCAGGCACCGCTCCGGCGCCACCCCCATCCGCTCGGCGGCGTACAGGAAGAGATCAGGCGCGGGCTTGCCCCGCCCCACGTCCTCTGAGCTGAAGATCCGCTCCTCCGCGAACCACCGGTCGAGCCCGGTCGTACGATGCCCGACCCGGATCCGCGCATGGCTCCCGGACGAGGCCACGCAGTACGGCACCCCGTCCGCGGCCAGCTTCTCCAGTACGACGTCCACGCCGGCCACCGGCTGCAACTCCCGCTCGAACGCGGCGAACACGCGCGCGTGGAAGAGGTCATCGAAGTCGTCAGGCAGCCGCTGACCGGTCCGCTCCAGTACGAGGTCATGGATCCGATGCATCGCCGAGCCCATGTAGTCCCGGATGGAGTCCTCGTACGAGGTCGGGTGGCCCAACTCGGTCAGATAGGCGGCCAGATGCCGGTTGGAGATGGGCTCGCTGTCGACGAGTACCCCGTCGTTGTCGAAGATCACCAGGTCATAGCGCATACATTCGAGCTTAAACGCAGAAAGGCCCACGCCATGCGGCGTGGGCCTTTCTCAAGTTTTNNNNNNNNNNNNNNNNNNNNNNNNNNNNNNNNNNNNNNNNNNNNNNNNNNNNNNNNNNNNNNNNNNNNNNNNNNNNNNNNNNNNNNNNNNNNNNNNNNNNNNNNNNNNNNNNNNNNNNNNNNNNNNNNNNNNNNNNNNNNNNNNNNNNNNNNNNNNNNNNNNNNNNNNNNNNNNNNNNNNNNNNNNNNNNNNNNNNNNNNNNNNNNNNNNNNNNNNNNNNNNNNNNNNNNNNNNNNNNNNNNNNNNNNNNAACACAGTGGACGCGAGCAACTGAGGACAAGCCCTCGGCCTATTAGTACCGGTCACCTCCACCAGTTACCTGGCTTCCAGATCCGGCCTATCAACCCAGTCGTCTACTGGGAGCCTTACCCCATCAAGTGGGTGGGAGTCCTCATCTCGAAGCAGGCTTCCCGCTTAGATGCTTTCAGCGGTTATCCCTCCCGAACGTAGCCAACCAGCCATGCCCTTGGCAGAACAACTGGCACACCAGAGGTTCGTCCGTCCCGGTCCTCTCGTACTAGGGACAGCCCTTCTCAAGACTCCTACGCGCACAGCGGATAGGGACCGAACTGTCTCACGACGTTCTAAACCCAGCTCGCGTACCGCTTTAATGGGCGAA from Streptomyces roseochromogenus subsp. oscitans DS 12.976 encodes the following:
- a CDS encoding VC0807 family protein, which codes for MTKNTGIQNFRPLLLDVAVPLGSYYLFKDAFGMSTFASLACSSVVPAVRTVWGLLRERKTNGLAGLILVVNVVSLLLSFVSGDPRLMLAKDSGVSSVVAFGILASVWLGKPMMTAGMKPFLVKGDAEKEAAWERLLSGASDRSAAFRSKEKAFSVVWGLVLLAECVARVVGAYTIPVDTMVWLGSVCLTGAMVIGFVVSGGLAAGPMEKMLAAEVEDGKATQQEQPEQSGLAVAA
- a CDS encoding HAD family hydrolase, whose protein sequence is MRYDLVIFDNDGVLVDSEPISNRHLAAYLTELGHPTSYEDSIRDYMGSAMHRIHDLVLERTGQRLPDDFDDLFHARVFAAFERELQPVAGVDVVLEKLAADGVPYCVASSGSHARIRVGHRTTGLDRWFAEERIFSSEDVGRGKPAPDLFLYAAERMGVAPERCLVVEDSPLGVQAAVAAGMTVYGFTAMTPAAKLAGADQLFATMGELADLLV